One Penaeus monodon isolate SGIC_2016 chromosome 34, NSTDA_Pmon_1, whole genome shotgun sequence DNA segment encodes these proteins:
- the LOC119594769 gene encoding chymotrypsin BII (The sequence of the model RefSeq protein was modified relative to this genomic sequence to represent the inferred CDS: added 63 bases not found in genome assembly), with protein sequence MQQCLSSTSTMVARVALLLAFVAFASGNPAAGKPWHWKSPKPLVDARGPAPNGVSRIVGGTEATPHSWPHQVALFIDDMYFCGGSLISSEWVLTAAHCMDGAGFVEVVLGAHNIRENEASQVSMTSTDFFTHENWNSWLLTNDIALIRLPNAVEFNDNISTVKLPSSDVAVGTIVTPTGWGRPSDSAGGISNVLRQVDVPIMTNADCDAVYGIVGNGVVCIDSEGGKGTCNGDSGGPLNLNGMTYGITSFGSSAGCEAGYPDAFTRVHYYLDWIEQKTGVTP encoded by the exons ATGCAACAGTGCCTCAGCAGCACCTCAACCATGGTCGCCAGAGTCGCTCTCCTTCTCGCCTTCGTCGCCTTCGCC AGCGGAAACCCCGCCGCGGGGAAGCCATGGCACTGGAAGTCCCCGAAGCCACTCGTCGACGCCCGCGGACCCGCACCCAATG GTGTCAGCAGAATTGTGGGCGGCACTGAGGCCACGCCTCACTCGTGGCCCCACCAGGTGGCTCTCTTCATCGACGACATGTACTTCTGCGGCGGTTCCCTCATCTCCAGCGAGTGGGTCCTCACGGCCGCTCACTGCATGGACGG TGCCGGCTTCGTCGAGGTAGTGCTGGGCGCCCACAACATTCGTGAGAACGAAGCCAGCCAGGTCTCCATGACCTCCACCGATTTCTTCACTCACGAGAACTGGAACTCTTGGCTGCTCACCAATGATATTGCCCTCATCAGGCTGCCCAACGCCGTTGAGTTCAATG ACAACATTTCCACCGTGAAGCTGCCTTCCTCCGACGTGGCCGTGGGAACCATCGTCACCCCCACAGGATGGGGCCGCCCCTCTGACA GCGCCGGCGGTATTTCCAACGTCCTTCGTCAGGTGGACGTCCCCATCATGACCAACGCCGATTGTGACGCCGTGTACGGCATCGTCGGCAACGGCGTCGTCTGCATTGACTCCGAAGGCGGCAAGGGAACTTGCAAC GGTGACTCTGGCGGCCCCCTCAACCTGAATGGCATGACCTACGGCATCACCTCCTTCGGTTCTTCCGCC CAGAAGACCGGCGTCACTCCCTGA